In Helicobacter sp. MIT 05-5293, the DNA window CTACAAGATGTCCCATAATCTGTCCTTTAAGTTTATTTAATATAGCCTAACTCTTTAAGTTTATTAGCAATCTTGACAAGCACAGGTCCGCCGTTTCCACCACTTCCTCCATGCTCTATAAGAATCGTAACCACATATTGTGGATTCTCATAAGGTAGAAATGCTGTAATCCAAGAATGCGAACGATGAAAATATTCCATATCAGATTCTTTAATCCGCTTTTGGACATCTTGAGGGATTCCCACGACTTGTGCCGTCCCTGTTTTGCATGCCAAACTCACTCTTGTGCCTTGTGTGCGATAATACGCCGTTCCACCCGGAACAGAACAAACTTGATACATACCCTTACGCAAAACGGGAAGTTTGGACTTTTGCGTATCATTCAAAATATCGCGAATAGGAAACTCTGCAGGTGTTTCATTAAAGCTCTTTGCAAAATGAGGTGTTACAAGCTTGCCTGATGCAATAAGCGCAGTATATCGAGCAATCTGAATAGGCGTAGTCAGAAAATACCCCTGTCCGATAGATGTAACAATTGTATCTCCAGTATACCAATCCTCACCATAACGTCTTAACTTCCATTCGGGTGTGGGCAATATGCCACTTGCTTCATTAGGAATATCCACACCTGTGCGCTCACCTATGCCCATTTGGTGCAAGGTTGTCGCCATATTTTCTATCCCCGCTTTTTGGGAAAGCTGGTAAAAATACACATCGACAGATTCTCGAATCGCTTTCACTGCATCAGCACTGCCATGCCCACTTGCCTTCCAATCTCGAAACTTCCTCCCACCAATTTCAACAAAAGGCGGCGTTTTAATCACCGTGTTTTCATCAATGCCTGTGTATTCCAAAAATGCCAAAAGCATACCCATTTTAATCACAGATCCCGGAGGATAACGCCCATTAGCAAATTTATTAATCAAGGGTTTATGAACATTTTCTTGCAAATCTCGCCAATTTTTATGACTGATACCATCAACAAAATAATTAATATTATACTCTGGATAACTGCCTGCCGCAAGAATCTCTCCATTACGGGCGTCCATTACTATCACCGCCCCCGATGCTTCTTGAAATTGCGCATCAATACTTTCTTGAAGTTTAATATCAAGCGTCAAATGCAAGTCGTTGCGTTGGAGAATCTCATCTTCTTGCAAGATTTCAATCTCTTTATAAAACGCATTAATATGTGATTTCTTATAACCTGCTTCACCTTGCAAAAAGGTATTATAGGTCTTTTCAATACCTTCTTTTCCGATGATTTTGGTGTATTGGGATAAAGGATTATTGCGTATGTCTTGATCATTTGCCTTAGCGACATAGCCAATCACATGTGAGGCAATACTTTCATTAGGATATAGTCGCTTTTTATTTGCTGTGATAACAATATTTGATGAGCGTTTGAGATAGCTATAAATGCCTAGCATCTCCGCATAAGAAACAAAACTCACCAACTCAACGGGCGCGTGATTATAAGCATGATCTGATTTTTTATATAATTTGATCAGATTCTGTTCATCAAGATGAGGAATAAATTTTACAATCCTACGAATCTCTGCTTCAAGGACTTGTTTGTCGCGGATTCTAGGCAATAACGAAACAGAGAATCCTAATTCATTAATCGCCAAAGTCTCGGCATTGCGGTCCAAAATATAACCGCGCATAGGCATCAAAACTTCTACTTTGGTGATATTTTTTTCAGCAAGTTTTTCATAATAATCGTGATTAATGATATTCACAACAAACAATCTGACAATAATAATAAACCATACGATGACAAAAAAAATGATAGAAATTTTATAACGCAAATTCATAAGAAAATCGCCACAATCATTTCAAGTGCAATAAAATAGAGAATCATAAGAAAACTACAAGAAAAATTCACACCCACAATCAAATCAAGAATTTCAATAATAAAATAATAGCTTAAATATGCAAGGGCAACATAGGCAAGTTTAAGTATTTTTGGTGTATTAAGTATCACTTGAATCTTTGGAATCACTAACAAGGATAAAAATAAAAACACAGCAAGCAAAAATCCTAAGGGGATATTGTTTTCAATCTCAACAAAAATCACTGCACACGCAATAGCCAAAAAAGAATAAAAATTATCAGATTGATCAAAACGGATAAACAAAATCAAACATATCCCGATAAGCGGAGGCAAAAAAACCAGCATACTTGCAATGCTTTCATAAATACACAATCCGGCAAAAAGTATAACAGCTTTTAAAATGTCTTTATTAAAGCTATTTCGTCGCATATTGGAAAATGTTTGCATTTGATACAATCCGCCCATATTTTATGATTTGGTAAAAATGATTTTTCTATTATAGCAAAACCTAACCTTTGAAACAATGAAGCCCGATAGGTTAGCGTGAGAATCTCTTTCACGCCAAGCTCTTTGCCTTCATCAATAGCCCTTTGCACGAGTTTGCTTCCAAGCCCTTCTCCTCTATAATCTTCACGAACAACAAGTGAGCGGATTTCAGCCAATGAAGTTGAATAGATATAAAGTGCGCAAAATCCTGCAATCTCTCCTGAATCTGCCACTGCAAGCTGATAAGAGCGTATGGCATTTGCCATTTCATCTTCACTACGTTCTAAAATAATGCCGTTTCTTACTTCAATGCTTACAATTTCTCGCATTTGTGGAATATGAGCAAGTGTGGGCTTAATAATTTCAAACTGCATTATGAATATCCTAAAACTTTTTGTAAAATCACGCCTCGTAGCTGCTTTATTGATGTCAGCTTCCGATGATTGCTATTTGTCGCACTCACGCAAAGACTTTGCGTAGAAGAAGCACTTTGAGCAAT includes these proteins:
- the mrdA gene encoding penicillin-binding protein 2, with the translated sequence MNLRYKISIIFFVIVWFIIIVRLFVVNIINHDYYEKLAEKNITKVEVLMPMRGYILDRNAETLAINELGFSVSLLPRIRDKQVLEAEIRRIVKFIPHLDEQNLIKLYKKSDHAYNHAPVELVSFVSYAEMLGIYSYLKRSSNIVITANKKRLYPNESIASHVIGYVAKANDQDIRNNPLSQYTKIIGKEGIEKTYNTFLQGEAGYKKSHINAFYKEIEILQEDEILQRNDLHLTLDIKLQESIDAQFQEASGAVIVMDARNGEILAAGSYPEYNINYFVDGISHKNWRDLQENVHKPLINKFANGRYPPGSVIKMGMLLAFLEYTGIDENTVIKTPPFVEIGGRKFRDWKASGHGSADAVKAIRESVDVYFYQLSQKAGIENMATTLHQMGIGERTGVDIPNEASGILPTPEWKLRRYGEDWYTGDTIVTSIGQGYFLTTPIQIARYTALIASGKLVTPHFAKSFNETPAEFPIRDILNDTQKSKLPVLRKGMYQVCSVPGGTAYYRTQGTRVSLACKTGTAQVVGIPQDVQKRIKESDMEYFHRSHSWITAFLPYENPQYVVTILIEHGGSGGNGGPVLVKIANKLKELGYIK
- a CDS encoding N-acetyltransferase, yielding MQFEIIKPTLAHIPQMREIVSIEVRNGIILERSEDEMANAIRSYQLAVADSGEIAGFCALYIYSTSLAEIRSLVVREDYRGEGLGSKLVQRAIDEGKELGVKEILTLTYRASLFQRLGFAIIEKSFLPNHKIWADCIKCKHFPICDEIALIKTF